TCCTCAATCTGAAATCGAATGCCGCTCGTTACCTCAAACCCGATCCCGTTCCCACGGGGGCGGGGCATTGTAAGGCGGATTGCAGCCGGCCGCCAGTGGTCAAGACGATCGCGTCAAGGACAACGAGCCTTGCTCTGCAAGGTCCGATAAATTATCCGAAATGCCCTTCCTGCCTATCTTACGGAATCTGCGCGTCACAGGATAAATCGGCTCAGGTCGGCGTCCTGGCTCACGTCCGCGAGGCGTTCGTTCACCTTGGCCGCGTCTATGACCACCGTTTCCCCGGCTCGGTCGGGGGCCTCGAAGCTGAGGTCTTCCATCAGCTTTTCCATGATGGTCATCAGCCGGCGGGCGCCGATGTTCTCCGTCGACTGGTTTACCCGCTGGGCGATGTCGGCCAGGGCGACGATGGCGTCGTCCGTGAATTTGACCGTGACGCCTTCCGTGCCGAGCAGGGCGATTTGCTGCCTGGTAAGGGCGTTTTCCGGCTCGCGGAGGATGCGGATGAAGTCGTCGCGGCTGAGCGCGTCGAGCTCGACGCGGATGGGTAACCGGCCCTGGAGCTCGGGCATGAGCTCACTGGGCTTGGTGGCATGGAACGCCCCCGCGGCAATAAAAAGAATATGGTCCGTCCGGACCGGCCCGTATCGCGTGGTGACCGTGCAGCCCTCGATAATGGGCAGCAGGTCGCGCTGCACGCCCTGCCGGGAGACATCCGGCCCATGCTGCGAGCTCGGTCCGGCAAGTTTGTCGATCTCGTCAAGAAACACGAGCCCCGAGGTCTCCGTCCGCCGCAGGGCAATCTCCTGCACCTTCTCCCGATCGATGAGGCGGTCACATTGCTGCTGGAAGAGGATGCCCCGCGCCTCGCGAATGGGAATCGAGCGCAGCTTGGATTGCGTCGGCATCAGCTTCTCCATGAAGCTCTGAAAGTCGGGGTCGAGCTGATCCATCCCCACCGTGGCCATGATGCCCGTCGGCGCCGCCCGCGTCTCCACTCGAATCTCGACCATGCGCTCCTCGAGGTCGCCCGCGCGGAGTTGGGCGCGAAGCTTTTCTCGATTCCGGCGGCGTCGCTCGGCGATGTCCCCGTCGCCTTCGGAGACGGACCGATCCGCCTCCGTGGCGGGAATCAATGCGTCGAGAAGTTGTTCTTCGGTCAGGCGATCGGCTTCGGCGCGGACCACTTCCGTCTGCTCCGTCCGGACCATGTGAATGGCCAGTTCCACGAGGTCGCGGATGAGGCTCTCCACGTCGCGCCCGTGGTAGCC
This genomic interval from Phycisphaerae bacterium contains the following:
- the hslU gene encoding ATP-dependent protease ATPase subunit HslU — encoded protein: MSELTPKEIVAALDRYIIGQDKAKRAAAVAIRNRWRRQQLPEELSNEVMPANMILIGPTGVGKTEIARRLAGLVNAPFIKVEATKFTEVGYHGRDVESLIRDLVELAIHMVRTEQTEVVRAEADRLTEEQLLDALIPATEADRSVSEGDGDIAERRRRNREKLRAQLRAGDLEERMVEIRVETRAAPTGIMATVGMDQLDPDFQSFMEKLMPTQSKLRSIPIREARGILFQQQCDRLIDREKVQEIALRRTETSGLVFLDEIDKLAGPSSQHGPDVSRQGVQRDLLPIIEGCTVTTRYGPVRTDHILFIAAGAFHATKPSELMPELQGRLPIRVELDALSRDDFIRILREPENALTRQQIALLGTEGVTVKFTDDAIVALADIAQRVNQSTENIGARRLMTIMEKLMEDLSFEAPDRAGETVVIDAAKVNERLADVSQDADLSRFIL